The following are encoded in a window of Sulfitobacter sp. S190 genomic DNA:
- a CDS encoding enoyl-CoA hydratase family protein, with product MRSDVTHFQCVIEDRIATLRLDRPDRKNPLTFESYAELRDWFRDLVYADDVDVVVFGSNGGNFSSGGDVHDIIGPLTKMSMKELLQFTRMTGDLVKAIVNCGKPVIAAIDGVCVGAGAIIAMASDLRIASDRAKCAFLFTRVGLAGCDMGACAILPRLIGQGRAAELLYTGRSMSAEEGERWGFYNRVVAADDLDAAAADMARRLRAGPNFGHMMTKTMLAQEWSMSIEQAIEAEAQAQAICMQTADFTRAYEAFVAKQTPVFEGN from the coding sequence ATGCGCAGTGATGTGACCCATTTCCAATGCGTGATCGAAGACCGTATCGCGACCCTGCGTCTGGATCGGCCGGACCGCAAGAACCCGCTGACCTTTGAAAGCTACGCGGAACTGCGCGACTGGTTTCGCGACCTCGTCTATGCCGATGACGTCGATGTGGTGGTCTTTGGGTCTAACGGAGGCAATTTCAGTTCTGGCGGGGACGTGCACGATATTATCGGACCGCTCACAAAGATGAGCATGAAAGAGCTGTTGCAGTTCACCCGCATGACCGGAGATCTGGTCAAGGCCATCGTCAATTGTGGCAAACCGGTGATTGCAGCCATCGATGGCGTGTGCGTGGGCGCGGGCGCCATTATCGCGATGGCCTCGGACCTGCGGATCGCGTCGGACCGTGCGAAATGTGCGTTTTTGTTCACCCGCGTCGGTCTTGCCGGGTGTGACATGGGGGCATGCGCAATCCTTCCGCGGCTGATTGGACAGGGCCGCGCGGCGGAGTTGTTGTACACAGGTCGGTCCATGTCGGCCGAGGAAGGCGAACGCTGGGGATTTTACAACAGGGTCGTTGCGGCAGACGATCTGGACGCAGCGGCGGCCGACATGGCGCGGCGTCTGCGCGCCGGCCCGAATTTCGGCCACATGATGACCAAGACAATGCTGGCGCAGGAGTGGTCCATGTCGATTGAGCAGGCCATCGAGGCAGAGGCACAGGCGCAGGCGATCTGTATGCAAACCG
- a CDS encoding MarR family winged helix-turn-helix transcriptional regulator, whose protein sequence is MSGAKDRLRLWLRLLKITRAVEGDLRNRFRLEHDTTLPRFDVLAALSRHPEGLKMSRLSSLLRVSNGNVTGIADRLADEGLVERVPVPDDRRAMLLRLTAAGAAEFARQAAAHEAWINELLAGFSPQDARALAQTLNRFADTRDEKEFSHAQ, encoded by the coding sequence ATGAGCGGTGCCAAGGACCGCCTGCGCCTGTGGTTGCGGCTGTTGAAGATCACCCGTGCGGTCGAGGGGGACCTGCGCAACCGCTTTCGTCTCGAGCATGATACGACATTGCCGCGGTTCGATGTGCTTGCCGCCCTTTCGCGGCATCCCGAGGGCCTCAAGATGAGCCGTCTTTCGAGCCTTTTGCGTGTGTCGAACGGCAATGTCACCGGCATCGCCGATCGTCTGGCCGACGAAGGGCTGGTGGAGCGGGTGCCCGTGCCAGACGACCGCCGTGCGATGTTGCTGCGGCTCACGGCGGCGGGGGCGGCGGAGTTTGCGCGGCAGGCCGCAGCCCACGAAGCCTGGATCAATGAGCTTTTGGCAGGCTTCAGCCCGCAAGACGCCCGCGCACTTGCCCAGACACTCAACAGGTTCGCGGACACCCGCGATGAAAAGGAATTCAGCCATGCGCAGTGA
- a CDS encoding SDR family NAD(P)-dependent oxidoreductase, giving the protein MSHVVITGGGTGVGARIAHDIAARGAAVTIMGRRDAPLAAQELPYAICDVNDPDAVRAAFADAAAARGAITGVVANAGAAHSAPFDRMTAQDVTAMLAVNVTGVFNVWQAALEGMKQAGKGRLIAVASTAGLKGYPYVAGYVAAKHGVVGLTRALAVELARSGITVNAVCPGFIDTPLLTHSVSNIVQATGKNEEEAKNILKKSNPQNRFVETAEVSAAVQYLLSDAAGSVNGHTLTLSGGEV; this is encoded by the coding sequence ATGAGCCACGTTGTCATCACCGGCGGCGGGACGGGGGTGGGTGCCCGCATCGCGCATGACATCGCGGCGCGTGGCGCGGCGGTGACCATCATGGGCCGGCGCGACGCACCGCTTGCCGCGCAAGAACTGCCCTATGCGATTTGCGACGTGAACGATCCCGATGCGGTACGCGCGGCTTTTGCGGACGCGGCAGCCGCGCGCGGCGCGATTACCGGTGTCGTCGCCAACGCAGGCGCCGCCCATTCCGCGCCGTTCGACCGGATGACCGCACAGGATGTGACCGCCATGCTGGCCGTCAACGTGACGGGTGTGTTCAACGTCTGGCAGGCGGCGCTAGAGGGGATGAAACAGGCGGGCAAGGGCCGGTTGATCGCGGTGGCCTCGACCGCCGGGCTCAAGGGGTATCCGTATGTGGCGGGATACGTTGCGGCCAAACATGGCGTGGTGGGGCTGACCCGCGCGCTCGCCGTGGAACTGGCGCGCAGTGGCATCACCGTCAACGCCGTCTGTCCGGGGTTCATCGATACACCGCTCCTAACGCATAGCGTGAGTAACATCGTGCAAGCCACTGGAAAAAATGAAGAAGAAGCGAAGAACATCTTGAAGAAATCGAATCCACAGAACCGCTTTGTCGAAACCGCTGAAGTGTCTGCCGCCGTTCAGTACCTTTTGTCAGATGCAGCAGGATCGGTGAACGGTCACACCCTCACGCTGTCTGGCGGTGAGGTATGA
- a CDS encoding bifunctional salicylyl-CoA 5-hydroxylase/oxidoreductase → MRAICLGGGPAGLYFAISLKLRQPDAEVTVLERNRADDTFGWGVVLSDETLDNLARNDPESADEIRAHFAYWDDIALHHKGHTVTSSGHGFCGIGRKRLLLILQERARALGVHLQFETEVKSASAYMDDYDLVVACDGLNSKTRMEFEETFKPDIDVRRCPFVWLGTHQKFDDAFTFIFEKTDKGWVWVHAYQFDPDTATFIVECSQETFDAYGFGEKTQQETIAICEDIFKDHLGGHALMTNASHIRGSAWIKFPRVLCERWSHENVVLLGDASATAHFSIGSGTKLALESAISLAEHVSIEPDLPRAFEKYEEVRRLEVLRLQSAARNSVEWFEDVERYLDLDPVQLNYSMLTRSQRISHENLRTRDAGWLEGAERWFMEQAGAGANGPVRPPMFAPFKLRDMALENRIVVSPMAQYKAVDGTPTDWHLIHYGERAKGGAGLLYTEMTCVSEQGRITPGCPGLYDPAHEKAWRRLTDFVHAETEAKICCQIGHAGRKGSTRIGWEGMDLPLKDGNWPLVSASAIPWSDENQTPRAATRADMDAIKADFVAATQMAERAGFDMIELHAAHGYLISSFISPLSNKRDDAYGGLLENRMRYPLEVFAAMRATWPSGKPMSVRISASDWAGDDGVTPEEAVTIASMFEAAGADIIDVSAGQTSTQAQPVYGRMFQTPFSDRIRNDGGIKTMAVGNIYEADHVNSILMAGRADLVCLARAHLADPYWTLREGARIGDRHAAWPRPYEAGRDQLWRLADRAADMEQV, encoded by the coding sequence ATGCGCGCGATTTGCTTGGGCGGCGGGCCCGCGGGGCTGTATTTTGCGATTTCTCTCAAGCTGCGGCAGCCGGACGCCGAGGTGACCGTTCTCGAACGCAATCGGGCCGACGATACGTTCGGCTGGGGCGTTGTTCTGTCGGATGAAACGCTCGACAATCTCGCTCGGAACGATCCCGAATCCGCCGATGAAATCCGCGCCCATTTTGCCTATTGGGATGACATTGCCCTGCACCACAAGGGGCATACGGTCACCAGTTCGGGCCACGGGTTCTGTGGTATAGGGCGCAAGCGCCTGCTGCTGATCCTTCAGGAGCGTGCCCGCGCGTTGGGCGTTCATCTGCAATTCGAAACAGAGGTGAAGTCCGCCTCCGCCTACATGGATGACTACGATCTGGTGGTGGCCTGTGACGGTCTCAACTCCAAAACACGGATGGAGTTCGAAGAGACCTTCAAGCCTGACATCGACGTGCGCCGGTGTCCCTTCGTCTGGTTGGGCACACACCAGAAATTCGATGATGCATTCACCTTCATTTTCGAGAAAACAGACAAGGGCTGGGTCTGGGTGCACGCCTACCAATTCGATCCCGATACGGCGACGTTCATCGTCGAATGCAGTCAGGAGACATTCGACGCTTACGGTTTCGGCGAGAAAACACAGCAGGAAACGATTGCGATTTGCGAGGACATCTTCAAGGATCACCTCGGGGGGCACGCGTTGATGACCAACGCCAGCCACATCCGCGGATCGGCCTGGATCAAATTCCCCCGCGTTTTGTGTGAACGCTGGAGCCATGAAAACGTGGTGTTGCTGGGTGATGCTTCGGCGACGGCCCATTTTTCGATCGGATCGGGGACCAAGCTGGCGCTGGAATCCGCAATCAGCCTTGCAGAGCATGTAAGCATCGAGCCCGATTTACCCCGCGCTTTCGAGAAATACGAAGAAGTCCGGCGTCTGGAGGTGCTGCGCCTGCAATCCGCGGCGCGCAATTCCGTAGAATGGTTCGAGGATGTCGAGCGTTATCTGGATCTGGACCCGGTGCAGCTTAACTACTCCATGCTGACCCGCTCGCAGCGCATCAGCCACGAAAACCTGCGGACGCGCGATGCAGGATGGCTCGAAGGGGCCGAGCGGTGGTTCATGGAGCAGGCAGGCGCGGGCGCGAACGGCCCTGTGCGGCCGCCGATGTTTGCGCCCTTCAAGCTGCGCGACATGGCGCTGGAGAACCGCATCGTCGTGTCGCCAATGGCACAATACAAGGCGGTCGACGGCACGCCGACCGACTGGCACCTGATCCACTACGGCGAGCGGGCAAAGGGCGGCGCGGGCCTGCTCTATACGGAAATGACCTGCGTCTCCGAGCAAGGGCGCATCACACCGGGATGTCCGGGCCTTTACGATCCCGCGCACGAAAAAGCGTGGCGGCGGTTGACCGATTTTGTCCACGCCGAGACGGAAGCCAAAATCTGTTGCCAGATCGGTCATGCCGGGCGCAAGGGGTCGACCCGCATCGGGTGGGAAGGCATGGACCTGCCACTGAAAGACGGCAATTGGCCGCTTGTGTCGGCCTCGGCCATACCCTGGTCGGACGAAAACCAGACGCCCCGGGCGGCAACCCGCGCCGATATGGACGCGATCAAGGCGGATTTTGTGGCCGCCACCCAAATGGCCGAGCGGGCGGGCTTCGACATGATCGAACTGCACGCCGCCCACGGATATCTGATTTCGAGCTTCATTTCGCCGCTGTCGAACAAACGCGACGATGCCTACGGGGGATTGCTGGAAAACCGTATGCGCTATCCGCTCGAAGTCTTCGCTGCGATGCGTGCCACCTGGCCCTCGGGCAAGCCTATGTCGGTGCGCATCTCGGCCAGCGATTGGGCGGGCGATGACGGGGTCACGCCCGAAGAGGCGGTGACCATCGCGTCCATGTTCGAAGCTGCCGGTGCGGATATCATCGACGTGTCGGCAGGGCAGACCTCGACGCAGGCGCAGCCGGTCTATGGCCGCATGTTCCAGACCCCCTTTTCCGATCGCATTCGCAACGACGGGGGGATCAAGACCATGGCCGTCGGCAATATTTACGAGGCCGATCACGTCAACTCCATTCTGATGGCAGGCAGGGCCGATCTGGTGTGCCTTGCACGCGCGCATCTTGCCGATCCTTACTGGACACTACGGGAAGGGGCCCGCATCGGCGACCGTCACGCGGCCTGGCCACGCCCCTATGAGGCGGGGCGCGACCAGCTTTGGCGCCTTGCGGACCGCGCCGCGGATATGGAGCAGGTATGA